In the genome of Dickeya fangzhongdai, one region contains:
- the aat gene encoding leucyl/phenylalanyl-tRNA--protein transferase — translation MLLYELSPFSLQFPNPETALRDPNGLLAYGGDLSPERLLSAYRQGIFPWFSPGEPILWWSPDPRAVLFPAQFHLSRSMKKFIRRTDYRVTLNQAFEAVISACASEREEGTWIGRDIVRSYVQLHLSGLAHSVEVWRGAQLVGGLYGIAQGALFCGESMFSRADNASKYALAAFLQHFVRHGGQLIDCQVLNDHTASLGACDIPRREFLYELNRLQQAALIDGCWHPQPLNTPTADTPGEGDK, via the coding sequence ATGCTGTTGTATGAACTGTCTCCGTTTTCGCTGCAGTTTCCTAACCCGGAAACCGCGCTGCGGGATCCCAATGGTCTGCTGGCCTACGGCGGCGATCTGTCGCCCGAACGCTTGCTAAGCGCCTACCGTCAGGGTATTTTCCCGTGGTTTTCACCGGGAGAGCCGATCCTGTGGTGGAGCCCGGACCCACGAGCGGTGCTGTTCCCGGCACAGTTTCACCTTAGCCGCAGCATGAAAAAGTTCATTCGCCGCACCGATTATCGGGTCACACTGAATCAGGCGTTTGAAGCGGTGATTTCCGCCTGCGCCAGCGAGCGCGAGGAAGGCACCTGGATTGGCAGGGACATCGTGCGCTCCTATGTTCAGTTACACCTGTCCGGCCTGGCGCACTCGGTCGAGGTCTGGCGTGGCGCCCAGTTGGTGGGCGGCCTGTACGGTATCGCTCAGGGCGCGCTATTTTGCGGCGAGTCGATGTTCAGCCGGGCGGATAACGCGTCCAAATACGCGCTGGCGGCGTTTCTGCAGCATTTCGTGCGCCACGGCGGCCAGTTGATTGATTGCCAGGTGCTCAACGACCATACTGCCTCGCTGGGCGCCTGTGATATTCCCCGGCGCGAGTTTCTGTACGAGCTGAACCGGCTGCAACAGGCCGCATTAATCGATGGTTGCTGGCATCCGCAACCCCTGAATACACCCACTGCCGACACCCCTGGTGAAGGGGATAAATGA
- a CDS encoding N-acetylmuramoyl-L-alanine amidase — MTCRCIGLSWRSVALVALTLLAGCQSRERYVDEGDYQLDQSSPAVSRGERVRFLVFHYTAEDLGSSLEKLTAEHVSAHYLVPAYPPQVKGKPVAWKLVPESQAAWHAGASYWRGYSQLNATSIGIEQENPGWRQTASGTRWWQPYTPQQITLVTHLARDIIARHHIAPQDVVGHSDIAPQRKVDPGPLFPWHQLAMAGIGAWPEPQRVHFYLRGRQQYTPVDRQALLEKLARYGYEVNPNMSARQQQQVVAAFQMHFRQQRYDGEADAETEAIADALLEKYGAAPRSGAGSGR, encoded by the coding sequence ATGACCTGCAGGTGCATTGGGTTGTCATGGCGGAGTGTGGCGTTGGTGGCGCTAACGTTGCTGGCAGGCTGTCAGAGCCGCGAACGCTATGTCGATGAGGGCGATTACCAGTTGGATCAGTCGTCTCCGGCTGTCAGCCGGGGGGAGCGGGTCCGCTTTCTGGTATTTCACTATACGGCCGAAGATTTAGGCAGTTCGCTGGAAAAACTCACCGCCGAGCATGTTAGCGCACATTATCTGGTGCCGGCTTATCCGCCGCAGGTTAAGGGCAAGCCGGTGGCGTGGAAGCTGGTGCCGGAGTCGCAGGCGGCCTGGCATGCAGGCGCCAGTTACTGGCGCGGTTACAGTCAGTTGAACGCCACGTCGATCGGCATCGAACAGGAAAATCCCGGCTGGCGGCAAACTGCGTCCGGTACCCGCTGGTGGCAGCCTTATACCCCGCAACAGATCACGCTGGTGACCCATCTTGCCCGGGACATCATCGCCCGTCACCATATTGCGCCGCAGGATGTGGTGGGGCACAGCGATATTGCTCCCCAGCGCAAAGTCGACCCGGGGCCGCTGTTTCCCTGGCATCAACTGGCGATGGCGGGTATCGGCGCCTGGCCGGAGCCGCAACGGGTGCATTTCTATCTGAGAGGACGACAGCAATATACGCCGGTGGACAGACAGGCGCTGCTGGAGAAACTGGCGCGTTATGGTTATGAGGTCAACCCGAACATGAGCGCACGCCAGCAGCAACAGGTGGTGGCGGCATTCCAGATGCACTTCCGGCAGCAGCGCTATGACGGTGAGGCGGATGCGGAAACCGAAGCGATCGCCGATGCGCTGCTGGAGAAGTACGGCGCCGCGCCCCGCAGCGGCGCGGGGTCTGGGCGATAA
- a CDS encoding ATP-dependent endonuclease, producing MYLERVEILGFRGINRLSLMLDDNTVLIGENAWGKSSLLDALSLLLTPSPPLYHFDLQDFHFTPGNETSRERHLQVIFTFCESAPGHHLAPRYRSLSPVWIKGEGRLHRIFYRLEGEMDESQAIFTWRSFLDANGQALPLDNIDWLASEVIRLHPVLRLRDARFIRRFRTGSLMPQIDDNDRLSRQFETLVRELAQNPNRLTNQELRQGLVAMRQLVEHYFSEQGADPNDRRHHRHARAGNGRAWRSLDNINRMISGPNSRSRRIILLELFSTLLQAKGSTALDPHARPLLLIEDPETRLHPIMLSVAWGLLTQLPLQKITTTNSGELLSLVPVEQVCRLVRESAKVATYRIGRQGMTQEDSRRITFHIRFNRPASLFARCWLLVEGETEVWMLSELARQCGHHFEAEGVRVIEFAQVGLKPLLKFAYRMGIEWHVLVDGDDAGKKYAATVRSLLQSQSESERDHLTVLPALDMEHFMYRNGFSQVYHRVAQLPEPVPLSAAKVITKAIHRTSKPDLAIEVALEAASQGESAIPPLIRSMFSRVLWLARGRAD from the coding sequence ATGTATCTGGAAAGAGTCGAGATTCTTGGATTCCGTGGTATTAACCGACTGTCGCTGATGCTGGATGATAATACCGTGCTGATCGGCGAAAACGCCTGGGGCAAGTCCAGCTTGTTGGATGCGCTGTCGCTGCTGCTGACGCCGTCACCACCGCTTTATCACTTTGACCTGCAGGACTTTCATTTTACGCCGGGCAACGAAACCAGCCGCGAGCGTCATCTGCAGGTGATCTTCACGTTTTGCGAATCTGCGCCCGGTCACCATCTGGCCCCTCGCTATCGTTCATTGTCGCCGGTATGGATCAAGGGCGAAGGGCGATTGCATCGCATTTTCTATCGGCTGGAAGGGGAAATGGATGAAAGCCAGGCGATCTTTACCTGGCGCAGTTTTCTTGATGCCAATGGTCAGGCATTGCCGCTGGACAATATCGACTGGCTGGCCAGCGAAGTGATTCGTCTGCATCCGGTGTTGCGGCTGCGTGACGCCCGCTTTATTCGCCGTTTTCGCACCGGCTCGTTGATGCCGCAAATCGATGATAACGATCGGCTATCGCGCCAGTTTGAGACGCTGGTGCGCGAACTGGCGCAAAATCCCAACCGGTTGACTAATCAGGAACTGCGACAAGGTCTGGTGGCGATGCGCCAACTGGTCGAGCACTATTTTTCCGAGCAGGGCGCGGACCCGAACGATCGGCGTCACCATCGCCATGCCCGTGCGGGCAATGGCCGGGCATGGCGCTCGCTGGATAACATCAATCGCATGATTTCCGGCCCCAATAGTCGCAGCCGTCGTATTATTCTGCTGGAGCTGTTTTCCACCCTGCTGCAGGCCAAAGGGTCCACGGCGCTTGATCCGCACGCCCGGCCGCTGCTGCTGATTGAAGACCCGGAAACCCGGCTGCATCCGATTATGCTGTCGGTGGCATGGGGGCTGCTGACGCAGTTGCCGCTGCAAAAAATCACCACCACCAATTCCGGTGAACTGCTGTCGCTGGTGCCGGTAGAACAGGTTTGCCGTCTGGTGCGAGAATCGGCGAAGGTCGCGACCTACCGTATCGGCCGTCAGGGCATGACGCAGGAAGATAGCCGCCGCATTACCTTTCACATTCGGTTTAATCGCCCGGCGTCGTTATTCGCGCGCTGCTGGCTGCTGGTGGAGGGCGAAACCGAAGTCTGGATGCTCAGTGAACTGGCGCGTCAGTGCGGTCATCACTTCGAGGCGGAAGGCGTGAGGGTGATCGAGTTTGCGCAGGTGGGGTTAAAACCGCTGCTGAAGTTCGCCTATCGGATGGGTATCGAATGGCATGTGCTGGTGGATGGCGATGACGCCGGGAAAAAATACGCCGCCACGGTTCGTAGCCTGCTGCAATCGCAGAGTGAGTCCGAACGCGACCATTTGACCGTGCTGCCGGCGCTGGATATGGAGCATTTCATGTATCGCAACGGCTTTAGTCAGGTCTATCACCGGGTTGCGCAGTTGCCGGAACCGGTGCCGCTGTCGGCGGCGAAAGTCATCACCAAGGCGATTCACCGTACCTCAAAACCGGATCTGGCGATTGAAGTGGCGCTGGAAGCGGCGTCTCAGGGGGAATCGGCCATCCCGCCGCTGATCCGCAGCATGTTTTCACGGGTCTTGTGGCTGGCGCGCGGGCGGGCGGATTAG
- a CDS encoding DUF2867 domain-containing protein, producing the protein MTIRPAPILILGASGYIGRHLLTRLSQQGQSVIAASRHIDSLAALNLPGIRCEYVDLMKPYTLPEGLWQADTLYYLAHSMGDGADFLEREYQSAQNLRQVLRTSRIRQIIYLGSAQAECHPSIHMQARKLTGDILRSSGIPVTELRAGIIVGPGSAAFEILRDMVNNLPVLTPPRWVRSKSAPIALENLLTYLTELRHYPAERHRVFDAAGPEYLSYQTLFERFIRITGKRRLLLPIPVPTGLISAWFLNMVTSVPGSTARALVQGLRHDLPMDDGELRRLIPQRLIGFDEAVRATLADEKAAAQHPDWGYDPDVLARWQPNYAFYPKQAGYSHKTGASSQALWQVIQQVGGREGYFYANLLWAIRARIDDLCGNQVIYRRPERAELREGDFVNGWKVIRVRPHQQLVLLFGMKAPGLGRLVFSIDDRGAYRVLDVRAWWHPAGSSGLGYWFLMMPAHLFVFRGMARRIAVLAQEAEQRDIVRLPHSD; encoded by the coding sequence ATGACCATCAGACCCGCCCCGATTCTGATCCTTGGCGCCAGTGGCTACATTGGCCGTCACCTCCTCACGCGTCTCAGCCAGCAAGGTCAATCGGTGATTGCCGCTTCGCGTCACATCGACTCGCTGGCGGCACTAAACCTTCCCGGCATACGCTGTGAATACGTTGATCTGATGAAGCCATACACGCTGCCGGAAGGGTTATGGCAGGCAGACACCCTTTACTATCTGGCGCACAGCATGGGTGATGGCGCCGATTTTCTGGAGCGGGAATATCAATCGGCGCAAAATCTGCGTCAGGTGCTGCGCACCAGCCGGATTCGACAGATAATCTATCTCGGTTCAGCGCAGGCTGAGTGCCATCCCTCCATTCATATGCAGGCGCGCAAACTGACCGGCGACATTCTGCGCAGCAGCGGCATTCCGGTCACCGAGTTGCGCGCCGGCATTATCGTCGGCCCCGGTTCCGCTGCATTCGAAATCCTGCGCGATATGGTGAACAATTTACCGGTGTTGACGCCGCCGCGCTGGGTGCGCTCGAAATCCGCGCCGATTGCGCTGGAAAATCTGCTCACCTACCTGACGGAACTGCGACACTACCCTGCGGAACGTCATCGGGTTTTCGATGCCGCCGGGCCGGAATACCTTAGCTATCAGACCCTGTTCGAACGGTTTATTCGTATTACCGGCAAACGTCGCCTGTTGTTGCCGATTCCGGTGCCGACCGGGTTGATATCGGCCTGGTTTCTGAACATGGTGACCTCAGTTCCCGGCTCTACCGCCCGGGCGCTGGTACAGGGGTTGCGACACGATCTGCCGATGGACGACGGCGAACTGCGTCGCCTGATTCCCCAGCGGCTGATCGGGTTTGATGAAGCGGTGCGGGCTACGCTGGCCGATGAAAAAGCGGCGGCGCAACATCCGGACTGGGGATATGACCCCGATGTTTTAGCTCGCTGGCAACCCAATTACGCGTTCTACCCCAAACAGGCGGGTTACAGCCACAAAACCGGTGCCAGCAGCCAGGCATTGTGGCAGGTGATCCAGCAAGTCGGAGGCCGGGAAGGCTACTTTTACGCCAACCTGCTGTGGGCTATCCGCGCTCGAATAGATGATTTATGCGGTAATCAGGTGATTTACCGCCGACCGGAGCGGGCGGAATTAAGGGAAGGCGACTTCGTCAACGGCTGGAAGGTCATCCGGGTCAGGCCTCATCAGCAGTTGGTGCTGCTGTTTGGCATGAAAGCGCCCGGACTGGGGCGTCTGGTCTTCTCCATTGACGATCGTGGCGCGTATCGGGTACTGGATGTTCGTGCCTGGTGGCACCCCGCCGGCAGCAGCGGGCTGGGTTACTGGTTCCTGATGATGCCTGCGCATCTGTTTGTGTTTCGCGGCATGGCGCGCCGTATCGCCGTACTGGCGCAGGAGGCCGAACAGCGGGACATCGTTCGCCTCCCCCACAGCGATTAA
- the hcp gene encoding hydroxylamine reductase, with protein MYCVQCEQTIRTPAGNGCAYAQGMCGKTAETSDLQDLLVAVLQGLSAWALQARALGIIDHEIDNFTPRAFFATLTNVNFDSPRIIGYAREAISLRQGLAARCRLLDAAIAVDHPMAELQLAGDDIPTLLQQAAMFALNKDKAAVGEDIHGLRMLCLYGLKGAAAYMEHAHVLGQYDDALYADFHAFMAWLGTAPTDVDTLLGNALAIGKMNFGVMAILDQGETSAYGHPQPTQVNVRPVAGKAILISGHDLKDLRMLLEQTEGTGINIYTHGEMLPAHGYPELKKFSHLVGNYGSGWQNQQSEFAKFPGPILMTSNCIIDPNVGQYTDRIWTRSIVGWPGAQHLEGDDFSAVIAQAQQLPGFPYSEIEHLITVGFGRQTLLSAADTVIDLVASKKLRHVFLVGGCDGSRTERSYYTDFALNVPQDCLIMTLACGKYRFNKLDFGTLEGLPRLLDVGQCNDAYAAIMLAVNLAEKLGCGVNDLPLSLVLSWFEQKAIVILLTLLALGVKNIYTGPTAPGFLTPSLLAILNEKFGMRAITTVEQDLKDILAA; from the coding sequence ATGTATTGTGTGCAATGTGAACAGACCATCCGAACCCCGGCCGGCAATGGCTGCGCTTACGCGCAAGGCATGTGCGGCAAGACCGCCGAAACCTCTGACCTGCAAGACCTGCTGGTCGCCGTTCTTCAGGGGCTGTCCGCCTGGGCGCTGCAGGCGCGCGCATTGGGCATCATTGACCATGAGATCGACAATTTTACGCCCCGCGCTTTCTTCGCCACCCTGACCAACGTGAATTTTGATTCGCCGCGTATCATCGGCTACGCCCGCGAAGCAATTAGCCTGCGTCAGGGGCTGGCCGCCCGTTGCCGGCTGCTGGACGCCGCCATCGCGGTCGATCATCCGATGGCGGAACTGCAACTGGCGGGCGACGATATCCCGACGCTGCTGCAACAGGCGGCGATGTTCGCGCTGAACAAAGATAAAGCCGCTGTCGGCGAGGATATTCACGGGTTGCGCATGCTGTGCCTGTATGGCCTGAAAGGCGCGGCCGCCTATATGGAACATGCCCACGTGCTGGGTCAGTACGATGACGCGCTGTACGCCGATTTCCATGCGTTTATGGCCTGGCTCGGCACCGCGCCCACCGATGTCGACACCCTGCTCGGCAACGCGCTGGCTATCGGCAAAATGAATTTCGGCGTAATGGCGATACTGGATCAGGGAGAAACCTCCGCCTACGGTCATCCGCAGCCGACTCAGGTTAACGTACGCCCGGTGGCGGGCAAGGCGATTCTGATTTCCGGCCATGACCTGAAAGACCTGCGTATGTTGCTGGAACAGACCGAAGGCACCGGCATCAATATCTATACCCACGGCGAAATGCTGCCGGCGCACGGCTATCCGGAACTGAAGAAATTTTCCCACCTGGTCGGCAACTACGGCAGCGGCTGGCAGAATCAGCAAAGCGAATTCGCTAAATTCCCCGGCCCGATCCTGATGACCTCCAACTGCATCATCGACCCCAACGTAGGCCAGTATACCGACCGTATCTGGACCCGCAGCATCGTCGGCTGGCCGGGCGCGCAGCACCTCGAAGGCGATGATTTCAGCGCGGTGATCGCTCAGGCGCAGCAACTGCCGGGGTTCCCGTACAGCGAAATCGAGCACCTGATTACCGTCGGTTTTGGTCGCCAGACCCTGTTGAGCGCCGCCGATACCGTGATTGATCTGGTCGCCAGCAAGAAACTGCGCCACGTATTTCTGGTCGGCGGTTGCGACGGCAGCCGCACCGAACGCAGCTACTACACCGATTTCGCGCTCAACGTCCCGCAAGACTGCCTGATCATGACGCTGGCGTGCGGTAAATATCGTTTCAATAAACTGGATTTCGGCACGCTGGAAGGCTTGCCGCGTCTGCTGGATGTCGGCCAGTGCAACGATGCGTACGCCGCCATCATGCTGGCGGTCAATCTGGCTGAAAAACTGGGCTGCGGCGTCAACGACCTGCCGCTGAGTCTGGTACTGTCCTGGTTTGAACAGAAAGCCATCGTCATTCTGCTGACGCTGCTGGCGCTGGGTGTGAAAAATATTTATACCGGCCCGACCGCCCCTGGCTTCCTGACCCCGTCGCTGCTGGCGATCCTGAACGAGAAGTTCGGCATGCGCGCCATCACCACCGTGGAGCAGGACCTCAAAGACATCCTCGCCGCCTGA
- the infA gene encoding translation initiation factor IF-1 — MAKEDNIEMQGTVLDTLPNTMFRVELENGHVVTAHISGKMRKNYIRILTGDKVTVELTPYDLSKGRIVFRSR, encoded by the coding sequence ATGGCCAAAGAAGACAATATTGAAATGCAAGGCACCGTGCTGGATACGCTGCCCAACACCATGTTCCGCGTTGAGCTGGAAAACGGGCACGTGGTTACCGCTCATATCTCCGGTAAAATGCGTAAAAACTATATCCGCATCCTGACGGGTGACAAAGTGACTGTGGAACTGACCCCGTACGACCTGAGCAAAGGCCGCATTGTCTTCCGTAGCCGTTAA
- the clpS gene encoding ATP-dependent Clp protease adapter ClpS: protein MGNHSTGAQTDDLTKEHYTEALQPPSMYKVILNNDDYTPMEFVIDVLQKFFSYDIERATQLMLTVHYQGKAICGVYSAEVAETKVAQVNRYARENEHPLLCTLEKA, encoded by the coding sequence ATGGGAAATCATAGCACCGGGGCGCAGACCGACGACCTGACCAAAGAGCATTATACTGAAGCCTTGCAGCCTCCATCGATGTATAAAGTGATACTTAACAACGATGATTACACGCCGATGGAATTTGTTATTGACGTTCTGCAAAAGTTCTTTTCTTATGATATTGAACGTGCAACGCAACTGATGCTTACGGTTCACTATCAGGGCAAGGCCATCTGCGGCGTCTACAGCGCCGAGGTAGCCGAGACCAAGGTGGCGCAGGTGAACCGTTATGCCCGGGAGAACGAGCATCCATTGCTTTGTACGCTGGAAAAAGCCTGA
- the cspD gene encoding cold shock-like protein CspD: METGTVKWFNNAKGFGFICPESGGEDIFAHYSTIQMDGYRTLKAGQVVQFTVHQGPKGNHASLIVPVVGETVA, encoded by the coding sequence ATGGAGACAGGTACTGTTAAATGGTTCAATAACGCCAAAGGCTTTGGCTTTATTTGTCCCGAGAGCGGCGGTGAAGATATCTTCGCCCACTATTCAACCATTCAGATGGACGGCTACAGGACGCTGAAAGCAGGTCAGGTGGTGCAATTCACTGTACACCAGGGACCCAAAGGAAATCACGCCAGTCTGATCGTGCCGGTAGTCGGCGAAACGGTCGCCTGA
- the hcr gene encoding NADH oxidoreductase — translation MTMPTPQCPNRMQVHSLHQETPDVWTLSLISHDFYPWQPGQYALVSIANSSETLRAYTLSSSPGLSPFITFTVRRLENGVGSRWLTEQVKPGDYLWISDAQGEFSCTRAVSDRYLMLAAGCGVTPIMSMTRWLLANRPHTDIQVIFNVRSPQHVIFADEWQTLRQRYPQQLQLTLMAEQQAETGFLSGRLTESVLSQQVPDIADRTVMTCGPQPYMQQVETFCLQAGVPRERIFKEQFGAPEAAVDDDGEQLTMTIRHSLQQLKAPIGISLLAALESHQLPVNAACRAGVCGSCKTRILSGSYTTTSTMTLTPDEIENGYVLACSCQLQGDVELV, via the coding sequence ATGACCATGCCTACTCCGCAGTGCCCCAACCGCATGCAGGTGCACTCTCTTCATCAGGAAACGCCGGATGTGTGGACGCTTTCCCTGATCAGCCATGACTTTTACCCCTGGCAACCCGGCCAGTATGCGCTGGTCAGCATCGCCAACAGCAGTGAAACGCTGCGCGCTTATACCCTGTCCTCCTCGCCCGGACTGAGCCCGTTTATCACCTTCACGGTACGCCGACTGGAAAACGGCGTCGGCTCGCGCTGGCTGACCGAACAGGTGAAGCCCGGCGATTATTTGTGGATCTCCGATGCGCAGGGCGAATTCAGCTGCACCCGTGCCGTCAGCGATCGTTACCTGATGCTGGCGGCGGGCTGCGGCGTTACGCCGATCATGTCGATGACGCGCTGGCTGCTGGCCAATCGCCCGCACACGGATATTCAGGTCATCTTCAATGTGCGCTCGCCGCAGCACGTGATTTTTGCCGACGAATGGCAAACACTCCGCCAGCGCTACCCACAGCAACTGCAACTGACCCTGATGGCGGAACAGCAGGCTGAAACCGGTTTTCTCAGCGGTCGCCTCACTGAGTCGGTCCTGTCGCAACAGGTGCCGGATATCGCCGATCGCACCGTGATGACCTGCGGCCCGCAACCCTATATGCAGCAGGTGGAAACCTTCTGTCTACAGGCCGGCGTCCCACGCGAGCGCATCTTCAAAGAGCAGTTCGGCGCGCCGGAAGCCGCCGTGGATGATGATGGCGAACAACTCACCATGACCATCCGCCATTCGTTGCAACAGCTGAAAGCTCCGATCGGCATCAGCCTGCTGGCAGCGTTGGAAAGCCACCAGTTACCGGTAAACGCCGCCTGTCGCGCCGGGGTATGCGGTAGCTGCAAGACCCGGATTCTCAGTGGCAGCTACACTACCACCAGCACCATGACGCTGACGCCTGACGAAATTGAAAACGGCTATGTGCTGGCCTGTAGTTGCCAGTTACAAGGCGATGTCGAACTGGTCTGA
- the clpA gene encoding ATP-dependent Clp protease ATP-binding subunit ClpA — MLNQELELSLNMAFARAREHRHEFMTVEHLLLALLSNPSAREALEACTVDLAVLRQELETFIEQTTPTLPQNDEERDTQPTLSFQRVLQRAVFHVQSSGRSEVSGANVLVAIFSEQESQAAYLLRKHDVSRLDVVNFISHGTRKEETGPAANPENPVNEEQAGGEERMENFTTNLNQLARVGGIDPLIGRDSELERTIQVLCRRRKNNPLLVGESGVGKTAIAEGLAWRIVQGDVPEVMADCTLYSLDIGSLLAGTKYRGDFEKRFKSLLKQLEQDQSSILFIDEIHTIIGAGAASGGQVDAANLIKPLLSSGKIRVIGSTTYQEFSNIFEKDRALARRFQKIDITEPSVEETVQIINGLKPKYEAHHDVRYTAKAIRAAVELAVKYINDRHLPDKAIDVIDEAGARCRLLPASKRKKTVNVADIEAVVARIARIPEKTVSASDRDVLRNLGDRLKMLVFGQDKAIEALTEAIKMSRAGLGHERKPVGSFLFAGPTGVGKTEVTVQLAKALDIELLRFDMSEYMERHTVSRLIGAPPGYVGYDQGGLLTDAVIKHPHSVLLLDEIEKAHPDVFNLLLQVMDNGTLTDNNGRKADFRNVIVVMTTNAGVRETQRKSIGLIQQDNSSDAMEEIKKVFTPEFRNRLDGIIWFNHLSAEVIQQVVDKFIVELQAQLDAKGVSLEVSEEARNWLAEKGYDKAMGARPMARVIQENLKKPLANELLFGSLVDGGSVKVELDKAAQQLTYRFLSAQKTKAEGAVH; from the coding sequence ATGCTCAATCAAGAACTGGAACTCAGTCTCAACATGGCTTTCGCCAGAGCGCGCGAGCACCGGCATGAGTTTATGACCGTGGAACATTTGTTGCTGGCGCTGCTCAGCAACCCCTCCGCACGAGAGGCACTGGAAGCCTGTACGGTCGATTTGGCGGTTCTGCGTCAGGAACTGGAAACCTTTATCGAACAGACCACGCCCACGCTGCCGCAAAATGATGAAGAACGGGATACCCAGCCGACGCTGAGCTTTCAGCGGGTGCTGCAGCGCGCCGTGTTCCACGTGCAATCGTCCGGGCGCAGCGAAGTGTCCGGCGCCAACGTGCTGGTCGCCATCTTCAGCGAGCAGGAATCTCAGGCTGCCTACCTGCTGCGCAAACATGACGTCAGCCGGTTGGATGTGGTGAATTTCATTTCCCACGGTACGCGCAAAGAAGAAACCGGTCCGGCGGCAAACCCGGAAAATCCGGTTAACGAAGAACAGGCTGGCGGGGAGGAGCGTATGGAAAACTTCACCACAAATCTCAACCAGCTTGCCCGGGTGGGAGGCATCGACCCGCTGATCGGCCGCGACAGCGAGCTGGAGCGCACGATTCAGGTGCTGTGCCGTCGCCGTAAAAACAATCCGCTGCTGGTGGGCGAATCCGGCGTGGGGAAAACCGCTATCGCCGAAGGGTTGGCCTGGCGCATCGTGCAGGGCGACGTGCCGGAGGTGATGGCCGACTGCACGCTCTACTCGCTGGATATCGGCTCGTTGCTGGCCGGCACCAAATACCGCGGCGACTTCGAAAAACGCTTTAAATCGCTGCTCAAGCAGTTGGAGCAGGATCAGAGCAGCATCCTGTTTATCGACGAGATCCACACCATTATCGGTGCTGGCGCAGCTTCCGGCGGTCAGGTGGACGCCGCCAACCTGATCAAGCCGTTGCTGTCCAGCGGCAAGATTCGCGTGATTGGCTCCACCACGTATCAGGAATTCAGCAATATCTTCGAAAAAGATCGCGCGCTGGCGCGCCGCTTCCAGAAAATCGACATCACCGAGCCGAGCGTGGAAGAGACGGTGCAGATCATTAATGGTCTGAAGCCGAAATACGAAGCGCACCACGACGTGCGTTATACCGCCAAGGCGATCCGCGCGGCGGTGGAACTGGCGGTGAAATACATTAATGACCGTCACCTGCCGGATAAAGCGATCGACGTGATCGATGAGGCCGGCGCCCGCTGCCGCCTGTTGCCGGCGAGCAAACGCAAGAAAACCGTCAATGTGGCGGATATTGAAGCGGTGGTCGCCCGCATCGCCCGTATTCCGGAGAAAACCGTTTCCGCCAGTGACCGTGATGTGCTGCGCAATCTGGGCGATCGTCTGAAGATGCTGGTATTCGGGCAGGATAAAGCCATTGAGGCGCTGACCGAAGCCATCAAGATGAGCCGTGCCGGTCTGGGGCATGAGCGCAAGCCGGTCGGGTCGTTCCTGTTTGCTGGTCCGACCGGGGTCGGGAAAACGGAAGTAACGGTACAGTTGGCGAAAGCGCTGGATATCGAGCTGCTGCGCTTCGATATGTCTGAATACATGGAGCGCCATACGGTCAGCCGTTTGATCGGCGCGCCTCCGGGCTACGTGGGCTACGATCAGGGCGGTTTGCTCACCGATGCGGTGATCAAGCATCCGCATTCGGTGCTGCTGCTTGATGAGATCGAGAAGGCGCACCCGGATGTGTTCAACCTGCTGTTGCAGGTGATGGACAACGGCACGCTGACCGATAACAACGGCCGCAAGGCGGATTTCCGCAATGTGATCGTGGTGATGACCACCAATGCCGGGGTGCGGGAAACCCAGCGTAAGTCCATTGGTCTTATCCAGCAGGACAACAGCAGCGATGCGATGGAAGAGATCAAAAAAGTCTTCACGCCGGAATTCCGCAATCGTCTGGATGGCATCATCTGGTTCAACCACCTGTCGGCTGAAGTGATTCAGCAGGTGGTGGACAAGTTCATTGTCGAACTGCAGGCGCAACTGGACGCCAAAGGCGTGTCGCTGGAAGTTAGCGAAGAAGCACGCAACTGGCTGGCGGAAAAAGGCTATGACAAAGCGATGGGCGCGCGACCGATGGCGCGAGTCATTCAGGAAAACCTCAAGAAACCGCTGGCCAATGAGCTGTTGTTCGGCTCGCTGGTAGACGGTGGCTCCGTGAAAGTGGAATTGGATAAGGCCGCCCAACAGCTGACTTATCGCTTCCTGAGCGCGCAAAAGACTAAAGCCGAAGGTGCGGTTCACTGA